The Listeria welshimeri serovar 6b str. SLCC5334 genome has a window encoding:
- the ybeY gene encoding rRNA maturation RNase YbeY — protein MPVLEIDLLDETNKLLDEDKQLVENILQFAAGYLKIDEGTELSLTFTTNEGIREINREYRNKDQATDVISFALEEMGEGETEIDWADFDLETPKMLGDIIISTEKAEEQAKDYGHTKARELGFLAVHGLLHLLGYDHMEPDEEKIMFGLQKEVLDAYGLER, from the coding sequence ATGCCGGTCTTAGAAATAGATTTACTAGATGAAACAAATAAATTGCTAGATGAAGATAAACAACTAGTTGAAAACATTCTACAATTCGCAGCAGGCTATTTAAAAATTGATGAAGGCACAGAACTCTCTCTTACTTTTACAACTAACGAAGGCATAAGAGAAATTAATCGTGAATATCGAAATAAAGACCAAGCGACGGACGTTATTTCCTTTGCTCTTGAAGAAATGGGTGAAGGAGAAACGGAAATCGACTGGGCCGACTTCGATCTTGAGACGCCAAAAATGCTTGGTGATATTATCATTTCTACTGAAAAGGCAGAAGAACAAGCAAAAGATTACGGACATACAAAAGCAAGAGAATTAGGTTTTCTGGCAGTTCACGGATTACTGCATTTGCTAGGGTATGATCATATGGAGCCTGACGAGGAAAAAATAATGTTTGGCTTACAAAAAGAAGTGTTGGATGCTTATGGACTCGAAAGATAG
- a CDS encoding PhoH family protein, whose translation MLNEFNEVVELSDDTNIQDLFGNNNKNIELLEELLQVKIITRGEALSITGEEEAVQHTIAVLNELILTVKRGIHIDGRDIAQAVKMQRNGTLIYFHTLFEEEITKNAKGTPIRPKTFGQRTYIQMIKKHDIVFGVGPAGTGKTYLAVVMAVDAWKKGNVSKIILTRPAVEAGESLGFLPGDLKEKVDPYLRPVYDALYDIFGTEHTTRLMDRGVIEIAPLAYMRGRTLDHAFVILDEAQNTTIAQMKMFLTRLGYDSKMIVNGDMTQIDLPKGATSGLVNAEQVLKDVKDIGFVYFEHHDVVRHPLVAEIIKAYEGKQN comes from the coding sequence ATGCTAAATGAATTTAATGAAGTAGTCGAATTATCTGATGATACAAATATCCAAGATTTATTCGGCAATAATAATAAGAATATCGAACTGTTAGAAGAATTGCTTCAAGTGAAAATTATTACCCGGGGTGAAGCACTCTCTATTACAGGAGAAGAAGAAGCAGTTCAACATACTATTGCTGTTTTAAATGAACTGATTTTGACCGTAAAACGAGGTATCCATATTGATGGACGTGATATTGCACAAGCCGTAAAAATGCAAAGAAATGGAACTCTTATATACTTCCACACTTTATTTGAAGAAGAAATCACTAAAAATGCAAAAGGAACACCTATACGACCTAAAACATTTGGACAAAGAACATACATACAAATGATCAAAAAACATGATATCGTATTTGGAGTCGGCCCGGCTGGAACAGGAAAAACTTACCTCGCTGTCGTTATGGCAGTAGATGCTTGGAAAAAAGGTAACGTCAGCAAAATCATCTTAACTAGACCTGCTGTGGAGGCTGGGGAAAGTTTAGGATTTCTACCAGGAGATTTAAAAGAAAAAGTAGATCCTTATTTGCGCCCTGTATACGACGCGCTGTATGACATTTTCGGGACAGAGCATACAACAAGACTAATGGACAGAGGCGTCATTGAGATAGCTCCTCTGGCTTATATGAGAGGCCGTACACTAGACCATGCTTTTGTTATATTGGATGAAGCACAAAATACGACGATTGCCCAAATGAAAATGTTTTTAACTCGTCTAGGTTACGATTCTAAAATGATAGTTAATGGAGATATGACACAAATTGATTTGCCAAAAGGTGCAACAAGTGGTCTTGTAAATGCAGAACAAGTTTTAAAAGACGTCAAAGATATCGGTTTTGTTTACTTTGAACACCATGATGTGGTTAGACATCCTCTAGTAGCTGAAATTATTAAAGCATACGAAGGAAAACAAAATTAG
- the glyQ gene encoding glycine--tRNA ligase subunit alpha, producing MNLQTMIRTLQDYWSEQGCIMLQSYDVEKGAGTMSPYTFLKAIGPEPWKAGYIEPSRRPADGRYGENPNRLFQHHQFQVVMKPSPDNIQELYLGSLEKLGINPLEHDIRFVEDNWENPSLGCAGLGWEVWLDGMEITQFTYFQQVGGLECFPVTSEITYGVERLASYIQDKENVFDLEWTEGISYRDIFFQAEFENSTYAFETSNTDMLLTLFDTYEREAARQMQEGLVFPAYDYVLKCSHTFNLLDARGVVSVTERAQYIGRIRNLARRVAKTFYESREKLGFPLVKEEGGKRHE from the coding sequence ATGAATTTACAAACAATGATTAGAACATTACAAGATTATTGGTCCGAACAAGGTTGTATCATGTTGCAATCGTATGACGTGGAAAAAGGTGCCGGTACAATGAGCCCTTACACTTTCCTAAAAGCAATTGGTCCAGAACCGTGGAAAGCTGGTTACATAGAGCCATCTCGCCGCCCAGCTGACGGTCGTTACGGAGAAAATCCAAATAGATTATTCCAGCATCATCAATTCCAAGTAGTGATGAAACCTTCTCCTGATAATATTCAAGAACTTTATCTTGGTTCTTTAGAAAAATTAGGAATTAATCCACTAGAACATGATATTCGTTTTGTAGAAGATAACTGGGAAAACCCTTCACTTGGCTGTGCTGGTCTTGGTTGGGAAGTTTGGTTAGATGGTATGGAAATTACTCAATTTACCTATTTTCAACAAGTTGGTGGCTTAGAATGTTTCCCTGTTACATCAGAAATCACTTATGGAGTGGAACGTTTAGCGAGTTATATTCAAGATAAAGAAAATGTATTCGATTTAGAGTGGACAGAAGGAATTAGTTATCGTGATATTTTCTTCCAAGCAGAATTTGAAAACTCCACTTACGCTTTTGAAACGTCTAATACAGATATGCTCTTAACTCTTTTTGACACATATGAAAGAGAGGCCGCTCGCCAAATGCAAGAAGGACTTGTTTTCCCAGCGTACGATTATGTATTAAAATGTTCGCATACATTTAACTTATTAGATGCGCGTGGGGTTGTTTCTGTTACAGAACGCGCACAGTATATCGGTCGTATTAGGAATTTAGCAAGACGTGTCGCTAAAACATTTTATGAATCACGAGAAAAACTTGGCTTCCCATTAGTCAAAGAAGAGGGAGGAAAACGTCATGAGTAA
- a CDS encoding pyruvate, water dikinase regulatory protein, which produces MTQPAVYVVSDSTGETAELVTRAALSQFGQTPKFIHRFHHVDSSHMIEEIVDLVAVNNGIIVHTIVLESVREELNKTAQAFGVPIIDLFGPLLNQLEETYKIKPLSEPGRVRSMDEAYFNKVAAIEFAVENDDGRNPRGILQADYVLIGISRTSKTPLSQYLALKGLKIVNIPIVPEAQIPDELFEIDPQKIIGLKISKQKLTKIRQERLISIGLPGAGTYASNQRIDEELAIFDKLASKLNCFVLDVTNKAIEETANEILIHIGEIVDENLEL; this is translated from the coding sequence ATGACTCAACCAGCCGTATACGTGGTTTCAGATTCAACAGGAGAAACGGCCGAACTTGTGACAAGAGCAGCACTTAGTCAATTTGGTCAAACGCCAAAATTTATTCATCGTTTTCACCATGTTGATTCATCTCATATGATTGAAGAAATTGTTGACTTAGTAGCGGTGAACAACGGAATTATCGTGCATACCATCGTACTTGAAAGCGTTCGAGAAGAACTTAATAAAACAGCTCAAGCTTTTGGTGTACCGATTATTGACTTATTTGGCCCGCTTTTAAATCAGTTAGAAGAAACTTATAAGATTAAACCACTCTCTGAACCTGGTCGTGTTCGTTCCATGGATGAAGCTTATTTCAATAAAGTAGCAGCAATTGAATTTGCCGTAGAAAATGATGATGGTCGAAATCCAAGAGGTATTTTGCAAGCTGATTATGTGTTAATCGGTATTTCAAGAACGTCTAAAACACCTTTGTCACAATATTTAGCTCTCAAAGGCTTGAAAATCGTTAATATTCCAATCGTTCCAGAAGCACAAATACCAGACGAACTTTTTGAAATTGATCCCCAAAAAATAATTGGTCTAAAAATTAGTAAACAGAAACTTACGAAAATCAGACAAGAACGATTAATATCAATTGGTTTACCTGGTGCTGGAACGTATGCAAGTAATCAACGAATTGATGAAGAATTAGCGATTTTTGATAAATTAGCTAGTAAATTGAATTGTTTTGTTTTGGATGTGACAAATAAAGCGATTGAAGAGACTGCAAATGAGATTTTAATCCACATTGGTGAAATTGTTGATGAAAATTTAGAATTATAA
- the recO gene encoding DNA repair protein RecO, producing MEKCEGIVIRQTSYRESDKIVRMYTREFGKIGVVARGAKKTKSRLAAVTQLFTNGYFTFFGGNGLGTLQQGEVIENFSSIQQDIFMTAYATYVCELLDKATEERQPNPYLYELTFQILRDIDEGYDPQILTQIYEMKMLPVLGLYPTMDKCAICGETTGHFDFSTRSNGIICHRCFEKDRYRMHLPENVVKLLRLFFIFQLDRLGNIDVKQETKDWLQKAIDTYYDENSGLYLKSRKFLRDMDKWENMLKKDSDD from the coding sequence ATGGAAAAATGCGAAGGAATCGTGATACGCCAGACGAGTTACCGCGAATCTGATAAAATAGTACGCATGTATACACGTGAATTCGGAAAAATTGGTGTGGTTGCTCGTGGGGCAAAAAAAACAAAAAGTAGATTAGCTGCTGTAACCCAATTGTTTACAAACGGCTACTTCACTTTTTTCGGGGGAAATGGGCTTGGAACGCTTCAACAAGGGGAAGTTATCGAAAATTTTTCTTCTATTCAACAAGATATTTTTATGACAGCTTATGCTACGTATGTTTGCGAATTATTAGATAAAGCGACAGAAGAACGTCAACCAAATCCTTATTTATATGAACTAACTTTTCAAATTTTGCGCGATATTGATGAAGGATATGATCCGCAAATATTAACACAAATATACGAAATGAAAATGCTTCCTGTGCTAGGGCTTTATCCAACCATGGACAAATGCGCTATCTGCGGTGAAACGACAGGGCATTTTGATTTTTCAACAAGAAGTAACGGGATAATTTGCCATCGCTGCTTTGAAAAAGACCGTTACCGGATGCATTTGCCGGAAAATGTAGTAAAACTGTTACGGCTATTTTTTATTTTTCAATTAGATCGATTAGGAAATATTGATGTGAAACAAGAAACAAAAGATTGGCTTCAAAAAGCAATTGATACTTATTACGACGAGAATTCTGGTTTGTATTTGAAAAGCAGAAAATTTTTACGCGATATGGATAAATGGGAAAATATGTTAAAAAAAGATAGCGATGATTGA
- a CDS encoding HD family phosphohydrolase, whose product MKLAKKWRDWYIESGKKYLFPFLLICFAVVAYFLVCQMTKPESYNVKLFQVAEKTIRSPQTVEDTEKTKEERTKASDAVEDVYVYNRETGQNRVALIKSLFAYVGEVNSEAEENDKKNKEKAQKDKKPIPAPTSSETKLKSLKSKLSSNVSEKITSTISDEIFTTLIEADSKDFNVMEDVITTEVAKTMENKIRDENLNAAKIRARDDIELSAISSYYKNVSKALVSYAIVPNEIYNEEQTDEHRKDAAQAVVPVKILQGQVIVQEGQIVDRETYRQLNMLHLLDQKMPVKQYAGFAIFIIALAAILFFYTKKQTVSKAKKLQKMLIFSSVYIISLFMLMIILFLENQNVSNIAFLFPAAFAPMILKILLNEKYAFLSVIYIAVTSLFAFQNDSTSGVTIFILLSGITSIVVLRDYSRRSAIMLSGFMVGLINMGYVFILLLINNSTILQISTLMAIGYAFLGGFGAFILGVGVIPLFETMFGLLTTSRLVELANPNHPLLKKILMKAPGTYHHSMMVANLAEACADKIGANSLLVRVGCFYHDIGKTLRPPYFVENQLQGINPHDRLTPEQSRDIILAHTKDGAEILKENHMPQPIIDIALQHHGTTLLKYFYYKAKETNPDIKEADYRYSGPKPQTKEIAIINISDSVEAAVRSSTEPTMAKITEIIDGIIKDRFLDGQFTECDITIKEIKIIRDTLIATLNGIYHQRIQYPDDKD is encoded by the coding sequence GTGAAGCTAGCCAAGAAATGGAGAGATTGGTACATCGAAAGTGGAAAAAAATACCTTTTTCCATTTCTCCTTATTTGTTTTGCTGTCGTAGCCTATTTCCTTGTCTGTCAAATGACAAAACCAGAGTCATACAATGTTAAGCTATTTCAAGTAGCCGAAAAAACCATTCGTTCACCTCAGACTGTAGAAGATACAGAAAAAACAAAAGAAGAACGTACCAAAGCAAGTGATGCTGTAGAAGACGTGTATGTTTATAATCGCGAAACAGGTCAAAATCGAGTCGCCTTAATTAAAAGCTTATTTGCATATGTAGGTGAAGTAAATTCAGAAGCAGAAGAAAATGACAAGAAAAATAAAGAAAAAGCCCAAAAAGACAAAAAACCTATACCTGCTCCGACTTCAAGCGAAACCAAACTAAAAAGTTTAAAGAGTAAATTGTCCAGTAATGTGTCTGAAAAAATCACTTCCACTATATCTGATGAAATTTTTACTACTTTAATTGAAGCAGATAGTAAAGATTTTAATGTGATGGAAGATGTGATTACAACAGAAGTAGCTAAAACAATGGAAAATAAAATCCGAGATGAAAATCTAAATGCTGCAAAAATTAGAGCTCGAGATGATATCGAACTATCGGCTATATCTAGCTATTATAAAAATGTATCGAAAGCACTTGTTTCCTATGCGATTGTTCCAAATGAAATTTATAATGAAGAACAAACGGATGAACATCGTAAAGATGCTGCTCAAGCTGTTGTTCCAGTGAAAATTTTGCAAGGGCAAGTCATTGTGCAAGAAGGGCAAATTGTGGATAGGGAAACTTATCGCCAATTAAATATGTTACATCTGCTAGACCAAAAAATGCCCGTGAAACAATATGCTGGTTTCGCCATTTTTATTATTGCGCTTGCTGCTATTCTTTTCTTCTATACAAAAAAACAAACTGTATCCAAAGCGAAAAAATTACAAAAAATGTTGATTTTTTCTTCGGTTTATATCATTTCTTTATTTATGCTAATGATTATTTTGTTCTTAGAAAATCAGAATGTATCGAATATCGCCTTTTTATTCCCAGCCGCTTTTGCCCCAATGATACTCAAAATCTTACTTAATGAGAAGTATGCCTTTTTAAGCGTCATTTATATCGCTGTAACTAGCTTATTCGCATTTCAAAATGATTCTACTAGCGGGGTTACTATATTTATTTTATTAAGTGGTATAACAAGCATTGTGGTTTTACGTGATTATAGTAGACGTTCTGCCATCATGCTTTCTGGATTTATGGTTGGCTTAATTAATATGGGTTATGTGTTTATTTTATTATTAATTAATAATAGTACGATTCTCCAAATATCCACATTAATGGCGATAGGTTATGCCTTTTTAGGAGGATTTGGCGCATTCATTCTAGGAGTCGGCGTTATTCCGCTTTTTGAAACGATGTTTGGCTTATTAACAACGAGTCGTTTAGTGGAGCTTGCTAATCCAAATCATCCGTTACTTAAAAAAATATTGATGAAAGCGCCTGGTACGTATCATCATAGTATGATGGTAGCTAATTTAGCGGAAGCTTGTGCAGATAAAATTGGCGCAAATAGTCTACTCGTTCGCGTTGGCTGTTTTTACCATGATATCGGTAAAACATTACGTCCACCATATTTTGTAGAAAACCAGCTTCAAGGAATTAATCCGCATGATAGGCTGACACCAGAACAAAGTCGTGATATAATTCTTGCGCATACGAAAGATGGCGCAGAGATATTAAAAGAAAATCATATGCCACAACCGATTATTGACATCGCATTGCAACATCATGGTACAACTTTACTCAAATATTTTTATTACAAAGCGAAAGAAACAAACCCTGATATAAAAGAAGCTGATTACCGTTATAGTGGGCCAAAACCACAAACGAAAGAAATTGCAATAATTAACATTTCCGATAGTGTTGAGGCTGCTGTTAGATCTTCAACGGAACCAACAATGGCTAAAATAACAGAAATTATCGATGGGATTATTAAAGATCGCTTCCTCGATGGACAATTTACCGAGTGTGATATTACGATAAAGGAAATTAAAATTATACGTGATACATTAATTGCCACATTGAACGGAATATATCATCAACGAATACAATATCCTGATGACAAAGATTGA
- a CDS encoding DUF4352 domain-containing protein, protein MNMLIALLVGLFLLTFIGVVVGIVLLIVRKEKWAGIIVAGLSLGIGFCIMIAGLNLVTTNLLQTFSNPFSFSSYGNGLDNYSDDYSQGDDTESLDDYIDVSYGEEVILEDESSITISKPEMYREKADYDVYKVRVKFENTSNDTVSFSSDDVSLYDNADEEYGEQITEKSFSGDVQPGETKELVLYYEVYNFGPYDVEYDNYNWTE, encoded by the coding sequence ATGAATATGTTAATTGCATTATTAGTTGGCTTATTTCTACTCACATTCATAGGTGTAGTTGTGGGGATTGTATTACTTATTGTAAGAAAGGAAAAATGGGCCGGTATTATTGTTGCCGGATTATCGCTTGGCATTGGATTTTGCATTATGATAGCTGGTTTAAACTTAGTAACGACAAACTTGCTTCAAACATTCAGTAATCCATTTTCTTTTTCGAGTTATGGAAATGGTTTAGATAACTATTCTGATGATTACTCACAAGGTGATGATACAGAGAGTTTAGATGATTATATAGACGTTAGTTACGGTGAAGAAGTAATCTTAGAGGATGAAAGTTCTATCACTATCTCCAAACCGGAAATGTATCGTGAAAAAGCTGATTATGATGTTTATAAAGTACGAGTTAAATTTGAAAATACGAGTAATGACACAGTTTCATTTTCTTCTGATGATGTTAGCTTATATGATAATGCAGACGAAGAATACGGGGAACAAATAACTGAAAAAAGTTTTTCAGGAGATGTTCAACCTGGCGAAACAAAAGAACTTGTACTCTATTATGAAGTTTATAATTTTGGACCATATGATGTAGAGTATGATAATTATAACTGGACAGAATAA
- a CDS encoding diacylglycerol kinase family protein, which translates to MLMDSKDRKYKRSKNYAESFQHAFTGLKTAFLEERNMRFHTFAALAVVICGFFFHVTRSEWILLILSIFGVLTLEMVNTAIERAVDVATEQYIDEAKKAKDVAAGAVLLAAIVASFIGLIIFIPYFCQMFL; encoded by the coding sequence ATGCTTATGGACTCGAAAGATAGAAAGTATAAACGTAGTAAAAATTATGCAGAATCTTTTCAGCATGCTTTTACTGGACTAAAAACTGCTTTTTTAGAAGAGCGAAATATGCGATTCCATACATTTGCGGCTCTTGCTGTTGTAATTTGTGGCTTTTTCTTTCATGTAACTAGGTCCGAATGGATTTTATTAATTTTATCTATTTTTGGCGTCTTAACTTTAGAAATGGTCAATACGGCAATTGAACGAGCAGTAGATGTAGCAACAGAACAATATATTGATGAGGCGAAAAAAGCGAAAGATGTGGCTGCTGGGGCAGTTTTACTTGCAGCAATAGTAGCTAGTTTTATTGGTCTCATCATATTCATACCATATTTTTGCCAGATGTTTTTATAA
- the glyS gene encoding glycine--tRNA ligase subunit beta: MSKDFLLEIGLEEMPAQYVTSSVAQLEKRVSDWLNENQITFEKIKTYSTPRRLTVLVEAMAEEQANRVEEAKGPAKKIALDDEGNWSKAALGFARSQKVEPADLTFREIKGVEYIYIKKEVIGEKTTALLPSLEKVVTSMTFPVSMHWGSNDLRYIRPIKWLIAMFGEEIIPFEITGVSTSNTSRGHRFLGKTATIKQPSDYPNALLEQFVVVNAEERKQAIVEQLRELESMENWQIKEDEDLLEEVTNLVEYPTVLAGNFEKEYLELPEEVLITTMKEHQRYFPVFSKDEELLPHFVTVRNGNHENLDTVARGNEKVLRARLSDADFFYQEDLKITIDEAVAKLQNIVFHEKLGTLTEKMKRVQKVALMLADYLDWQEEDKQDIIRLTNIYKFDLVTNIVGEFPELQGLMGEKYALLQGEKPAIAIAIREHYLPSSAEGALPQTDLGSIIAIADKLETLVGFFCVNIVPTGSADPFGLRRSAFGAMRIIQANGWDIPVLELLSRIVDMERAEGAVELPSDDVKKEVQTFLKNRLRVVLQNHHIRHDIIDAVIGGDPNTIPQLVDRAQILNKHVESDWFRPTVEALTRVMNISKKHEGNVEVDPSLFENKYEQALFDEIEKLKYDYANLTIVDRLRAFAALRTTIDDYFDNTLVMSENIELKNNRLALLFELASFIKEFAQMDEINVK, from the coding sequence ATGAGTAAAGATTTTCTTTTAGAAATCGGCTTAGAAGAAATGCCTGCACAATATGTGACTAGTTCTGTTGCACAATTAGAAAAGCGTGTGAGTGACTGGTTAAATGAAAATCAAATAACGTTTGAGAAAATAAAAACTTATTCAACACCAAGACGCTTAACTGTTCTTGTGGAAGCGATGGCAGAAGAGCAAGCAAATCGCGTGGAAGAAGCAAAAGGTCCAGCGAAAAAAATTGCCTTAGATGATGAAGGTAATTGGTCAAAAGCAGCATTAGGTTTTGCAAGAAGCCAAAAAGTAGAGCCTGCTGACCTGACTTTCCGTGAAATTAAAGGCGTTGAATACATCTACATTAAAAAAGAAGTAATTGGCGAAAAAACAACAGCGTTACTTCCGAGTTTAGAAAAAGTAGTAACAAGTATGACTTTTCCTGTAAGCATGCACTGGGGTAGCAATGATTTGCGTTATATTCGTCCTATTAAATGGCTTATCGCAATGTTTGGTGAAGAAATTATTCCATTTGAAATCACTGGTGTTTCAACAAGTAATACTTCACGTGGACACCGTTTCTTAGGTAAAACAGCAACCATCAAACAACCAAGTGACTATCCAAATGCGTTATTAGAACAATTCGTTGTCGTTAATGCTGAAGAACGTAAACAAGCTATTGTAGAACAACTACGTGAACTAGAATCTATGGAAAACTGGCAAATCAAAGAAGACGAAGATTTGCTAGAAGAAGTGACTAATCTTGTAGAATATCCAACTGTTTTAGCTGGTAATTTTGAGAAAGAATATTTGGAATTACCAGAAGAAGTTTTAATTACAACAATGAAAGAACACCAGCGCTATTTCCCAGTGTTTAGTAAAGACGAGGAATTATTGCCTCACTTTGTTACTGTTCGTAACGGAAACCATGAAAACTTAGATACAGTTGCACGCGGTAACGAAAAAGTATTGCGCGCTCGTTTATCAGACGCTGATTTCTTCTATCAAGAAGACTTAAAAATAACCATTGATGAAGCAGTTGCTAAACTACAAAATATTGTTTTCCATGAAAAACTAGGCACATTAACAGAAAAAATGAAACGAGTTCAAAAAGTGGCGTTAATGCTTGCGGATTATTTAGATTGGCAAGAAGAAGATAAACAAGATATTATTCGATTAACAAATATTTATAAATTTGATTTAGTAACAAATATTGTTGGCGAATTCCCAGAACTACAAGGTTTAATGGGAGAAAAATATGCCTTATTACAAGGTGAAAAGCCTGCAATTGCCATAGCTATTCGCGAACATTATTTACCAAGTTCAGCAGAAGGCGCTTTACCACAAACAGATTTAGGATCAATTATTGCTATTGCTGATAAATTAGAAACTTTAGTTGGTTTCTTTTGTGTTAATATCGTACCGACTGGTTCTGCTGATCCATTTGGTTTACGTAGAAGTGCTTTTGGAGCAATGCGTATTATTCAAGCAAATGGTTGGGACATCCCTGTACTAGAATTACTTTCTCGTATTGTTGATATGGAACGTGCAGAAGGAGCCGTTGAACTACCAAGTGACGATGTCAAAAAAGAAGTTCAGACTTTCCTAAAAAACCGTTTAAGAGTTGTATTACAGAATCACCATATTCGTCATGATATTATTGATGCGGTTATTGGTGGAGATCCTAATACTATTCCACAATTAGTTGATCGTGCGCAAATTTTAAATAAACATGTTGAATCGGACTGGTTCCGTCCAACGGTTGAAGCTTTGACACGTGTTATGAATATTTCCAAAAAACACGAAGGAAACGTAGAAGTGGATCCTTCCTTGTTTGAAAACAAATATGAGCAAGCGCTTTTTGATGAAATAGAAAAATTAAAATATGATTATGCTAATTTAACAATTGTCGATCGATTAAGAGCCTTTGCTGCTTTGAGAACGACTATTGATGATTATTTTGATAATACACTTGTTATGAGTGAAAATATTGAACTTAAAAATAATCGTCTGGCACTTCTATTCGAACTTGCAAGCTTTATTAAAGAATTTGCTCAAATGGACGAAATTAATGTAAAATAA
- a CDS encoding cytidine deaminase, which yields MKENNFISLAKQAREFAYVPYSKFPVGAALVTADDEVVLGCNIENASFGLTNCAERTAIFKAVSEGKRDFKQLVVVADTDGPVSPCGACRQVISEFCAPDMPVILTNLTGKTATVTVKELLPGAFTSEDML from the coding sequence ATGAAAGAAAATAATTTTATCTCACTCGCTAAACAAGCAAGAGAATTTGCCTATGTTCCTTACTCGAAATTCCCAGTGGGAGCAGCTCTTGTAACTGCAGATGATGAGGTCGTGCTTGGTTGTAATATCGAAAATGCCTCTTTTGGCTTAACTAACTGCGCCGAAAGAACAGCAATTTTCAAAGCAGTTTCAGAAGGAAAACGTGATTTTAAACAATTAGTTGTTGTAGCAGACACTGACGGACCAGTATCACCGTGCGGAGCTTGTCGACAAGTAATTAGCGAATTTTGCGCGCCAGATATGCCAGTCATTTTGACAAACTTAACAGGAAAAACAGCGACGGTAACTGTGAAAGAACTTTTACCGGGCGCATTCACATCGGAGGATATGTTATGA
- the era gene encoding GTPase Era — protein MSEPFKSGFVAIVGRPNVGKSTLLNHIIGQKIAIMSDKAQTTRNKVQGVYTTDESQIIFIDTPGIHKPKHKLGDFMVKIALNTFQEVDLIYFVIDASTGFGRGDEFIIEKLKNVQTPVFLLINKIDLISPEDLFKLIEQYRELLDFEEIIPISALQGNNVPNLLEQTNANLEIGPMYYPKDQITDHPERFIISELIREQVLQLTREEVPHSVAVVIEGIEKNPKTEKLTINATIIVERSTQKGIIIGKQGQMLKQIGMRARKEIESLLGSKVFLEIWVKVQKNWRDKEHYLHDYGFDREEY, from the coding sequence ATGAGTGAACCATTTAAATCAGGATTTGTAGCTATAGTTGGGCGACCTAACGTTGGAAAATCAACTTTATTAAATCATATTATTGGTCAAAAAATCGCTATCATGAGCGATAAAGCCCAAACTACAAGAAATAAAGTTCAAGGTGTATATACTACAGATGAATCCCAAATTATTTTTATTGATACACCAGGAATACATAAACCAAAACATAAATTAGGCGATTTTATGGTAAAAATTGCTTTAAATACATTTCAAGAAGTAGATTTAATTTATTTTGTTATTGATGCTTCTACTGGTTTTGGCCGAGGGGACGAATTTATTATTGAAAAGTTAAAAAATGTCCAAACGCCTGTTTTTCTACTAATTAATAAAATTGATTTAATTTCTCCGGAAGATTTGTTTAAACTTATCGAGCAATACCGTGAATTATTAGATTTTGAAGAAATTATTCCGATTTCTGCACTTCAAGGGAACAATGTGCCCAATTTATTAGAACAAACGAATGCAAACCTTGAAATCGGACCAATGTATTATCCAAAAGACCAAATTACAGACCATCCAGAACGTTTTATTATTTCTGAGTTAATTCGTGAGCAAGTGTTACAATTAACGAGAGAAGAAGTACCGCATTCGGTGGCTGTAGTTATTGAAGGTATCGAAAAAAATCCTAAAACAGAAAAACTAACCATTAATGCGACTATTATTGTTGAAAGAAGCACGCAAAAAGGAATTATTATTGGTAAACAAGGTCAAATGCTAAAACAAATCGGCATGCGTGCTAGAAAAGAAATTGAAAGCTTACTAGGTTCTAAAGTCTTTTTAGAAATTTGGGTAAAAGTGCAAAAAAATTGGCGAGATAAAGAACATTACTTACATGACTATGGATTCGATAGAGAAGAATATTAA